A single genomic interval of halophilic archaeon DL31 harbors:
- a CDS encoding transcription termination factor Tfs (TIGRFAM: DNA-directed RNA polymerase, subunit M, archaeal~PFAM: Zinc finger, TFIIS-type~KEGG: hbo:Hbor_18510 DNA-directed RNA polymerase, subunit M~SMART: Zinc finger, TFIIS-type; DNA-directed RNA polymerase, M/15kDa subunit), whose amino-acid sequence MKFCDECGSMMKAEGDEWVCTCGYTETRGDDESGMTTQQNQEKSDVVDMSDVGEEAMGPTTETRCPECGHDRASFQMQQIRSADESETRFFTCTECGYKWREDDH is encoded by the coding sequence ATGAAGTTCTGTGACGAATGCGGCTCGATGATGAAGGCAGAAGGTGACGAGTGGGTCTGTACCTGTGGCTACACAGAGACTCGTGGCGACGACGAGTCGGGAATGACGACCCAGCAGAATCAGGAGAAGTCCGACGTCGTCGACATGTCTGACGTGGGCGAGGAGGCGATGGGCCCGACGACGGAGACTCGCTGTCCCGAGTGTGGCCACGACCGCGCAAGCTTCCAGATGCAGCAGATCCGCTCGGCCGACGAGTCCGAGACCCGGTTTTTCACCTGCACGGAGTGTGGCTACAAGTGGCGCGAGGACGACCACTAA
- a CDS encoding GHMP kinase (PFAM: GHMP kinase; GHMP kinase, C-terminal~KEGG: hla:Hlac_1434 GHMP kinase): protein MSMKATAKAHPIQGLVKYHGMRDEELRLPYHDSISVCTAPSNTTTTVEFLPDAEEDTYAIDGEAVEGRGAERIEHVLDYVRELAEFDYRVRFESENSFPSNVGFGSSSSGFAALAMAAQEAAGLALDRPTVSTIARRGSSSAARAVTGAYSDLSAGLNDQDCRSHRLDTGLGQDGFDPETDLRIVAALVPAYKETEEAHKEAEQSHMFDARLSHVHDQLVEMRDALREGDFHRIFGTAEHDSLSLTAATMTGPSGWVYWKPETIAVFHAVRELRETGVPVYFSTDTGASVYVNTTVEYADIVEEKVAETGVETEVWEVGGPAQLLAESDALF, encoded by the coding sequence ATGTCCATGAAGGCCACCGCGAAGGCCCACCCCATCCAGGGCCTCGTGAAGTATCACGGGATGCGCGACGAGGAGCTCCGGCTCCCCTATCACGACTCCATCAGCGTCTGTACGGCCCCCTCGAACACGACAACGACCGTCGAGTTCCTCCCCGACGCCGAGGAGGATACGTACGCCATCGACGGCGAAGCGGTGGAGGGCCGCGGCGCCGAGCGTATCGAGCACGTGCTCGATTACGTCCGCGAACTCGCGGAGTTCGACTATCGCGTCCGATTCGAAAGCGAGAACTCCTTCCCCTCGAACGTCGGCTTTGGCTCCTCGTCATCGGGCTTTGCGGCGCTGGCGATGGCCGCACAGGAGGCTGCTGGTCTCGCCCTCGACCGCCCAACGGTCTCGACAATCGCGCGTCGGGGCTCGTCGTCGGCAGCCCGCGCGGTGACGGGCGCCTACTCGGACCTCTCGGCCGGCCTCAACGACCAGGACTGCCGGTCTCACCGGCTCGATACTGGATTGGGGCAGGACGGATTCGACCCGGAGACCGACCTCCGTATCGTGGCCGCGCTCGTCCCGGCCTACAAAGAGACCGAGGAGGCCCACAAAGAGGCCGAGCAGAGTCACATGTTCGATGCACGGCTCTCGCACGTCCACGACCAGTTGGTCGAAATGCGTGATGCACTCCGAGAAGGGGATTTCCACCGCATCTTCGGCACCGCCGAACACGACTCGCTCTCGCTGACGGCGGCGACGATGACCGGCCCGTCGGGCTGGGTCTACTGGAAGCCCGAGACCATCGCGGTCTTCCATGCCGTGCGGGAGCTCCGCGAGACGGGTGTCCCGGTCTACTTCTCGACTGACACCGGCGCATCGGTCTACGTCAACACGACTGTGGAGTACGCAGATATCGTCGAGGAGAAAGTCGCGGAGACGGGTGTCGAGACCGAAGTGTGGGAAGTCGGCGGCCCCGCGCAGCTGTTAGCGGAGAGCGACGCGCTGTTCTGA
- a CDS encoding Enoyl-CoA hydratase (KEGG: hbo:Hbor_18480 short chain enoyl-CoA hydratase~PFAM: Crotonase, core) translates to MSWDTVTLDVDDAGVATLTVDRPDKLNSLNVATLEALEEAIREAATRDARVLVLTGAGEKSFVAGADIGYMQDLSTPEAQAYAELGHRVADGLESFPAPVIAAINGYCFGGGCELALACDLRVASERAVLGQTEIDLGIVPGWGGTQRLSRLVDDETARRLVFFGERVDASDAYELGLVGELVAHNELEDDVAEMAAALAAKPKYALRTAKEALNMVHEEPQHAGLQYEKRAWSGLFGTHDQREGMAAFVDDREPEFE, encoded by the coding sequence ATGTCCTGGGACACCGTCACCCTCGACGTGGACGACGCCGGCGTCGCCACGCTCACCGTCGACCGCCCCGACAAACTGAACTCCCTCAACGTCGCGACCCTGGAAGCCCTGGAAGAGGCCATCCGCGAGGCCGCCACGCGTGACGCGCGCGTGCTCGTGCTCACTGGCGCAGGCGAAAAATCGTTCGTCGCCGGCGCCGATATCGGCTACATGCAGGACCTCTCGACGCCCGAGGCGCAGGCCTACGCCGAACTCGGCCACCGCGTCGCGGATGGGCTGGAGTCATTCCCGGCGCCGGTCATCGCCGCCATCAACGGCTACTGCTTCGGCGGCGGCTGTGAACTCGCGCTGGCGTGTGACCTGCGCGTCGCCTCCGAACGCGCGGTGCTGGGCCAGACCGAAATCGACCTCGGCATCGTCCCTGGCTGGGGCGGCACCCAACGGCTCTCCCGCCTCGTCGACGACGAGACCGCCCGCAGGCTGGTGTTTTTCGGGGAGCGCGTCGACGCCTCGGACGCCTACGAACTCGGACTGGTGGGCGAACTCGTCGCCCACAATGAACTCGAAGACGACGTCGCCGAGATGGCTGCGGCGCTCGCCGCAAAACCGAAATACGCCCTTCGTACGGCTAAGGAGGCACTCAACATGGTCCACGAAGAGCCCCAGCACGCCGGGCTCCAGTACGAGAAACGCGCGTGGTCCGGCCTGTTCGGTACCCACGACCAGCGTGAGGGGATGGCGGCGTTCGTCGACGACCGCGAGCCGGAGTTCGAGTGA
- a CDS encoding flavin reductase domain protein FMN-binding protein (PFAM: Flavin reductase-like, FMN-binding~KEGG: hvo:HVO_1409 flavin reductase like domain): MIRSGAPDEFGSAYRLLSGAVTPRPIAWVSSRSPDGHDNLAPYSFFNVVSIDPPVLMFSPVGRAPDGLKDTARNILGDAGTGERGDGDAAGSSAFVIQLASVDLAEAMNASSATLDHGESEFEHAGVTPVEADEVDAARVAEAPVAFECELYEAHGVGGSTMILGELIRAHVDEVLLTDSEFDITDYDPLGRLSGGLYADTRNRLELERPD; this comes from the coding sequence ATGATTCGCTCTGGTGCGCCCGATGAGTTCGGCTCGGCCTACCGGCTGCTCTCCGGTGCGGTCACCCCGCGACCCATCGCGTGGGTCTCCTCACGCAGCCCCGACGGCCACGACAACCTCGCGCCGTACAGCTTCTTCAACGTCGTCTCGATCGACCCGCCGGTGCTGATGTTCTCGCCGGTTGGGCGTGCTCCTGATGGTCTGAAAGACACGGCACGGAACATTCTCGGCGACGCCGGCACTGGCGAGCGTGGCGATGGTGACGCTGCGGGGAGTTCAGCGTTCGTCATCCAGTTGGCCTCTGTCGATCTCGCCGAAGCGATGAACGCCTCCTCGGCCACACTCGACCACGGGGAGAGCGAGTTCGAGCACGCGGGTGTCACGCCCGTTGAGGCCGACGAGGTCGACGCGGCCCGCGTCGCCGAAGCGCCCGTGGCCTTCGAGTGTGAACTCTACGAGGCACACGGCGTCGGTGGCTCGACGATGATTCTGGGCGAACTGATTCGGGCCCACGTCGACGAGGTACTGCTGACCGACAGTGAGTTCGATATCACAGATTATGACCCGCTCGGGCGGCTCTCCGGCGGGCTCTACGCTGACACACGAAACCGGCTCGAACTGGAACGACCCGACTGA
- a CDS encoding protein of unknown function DUF21 (PFAM: Protein of unknown function DUF21~KEGG: hma:rrnAC2730 hypothetical protein), whose amino-acid sequence MSQLLLLVGVAAIAVLLLLSAFFSSSETAIFTVPAEWVADQAIESDNARTLALLREDPHRLLVTLLVGNNVVNVAISSIVTVLVVQNLPPGPAVVATTAITSVLVLVFGEIVPKSYGLGNAETWSLTVAPVVSLVETVLSPIITVFDWLTRGINARIAAESDIERPYVE is encoded by the coding sequence ATGTCCCAACTGCTGCTTCTCGTCGGGGTCGCCGCCATCGCTGTCCTGTTACTGTTGAGCGCCTTCTTCTCCAGTTCAGAGACAGCCATCTTCACTGTGCCCGCGGAGTGGGTCGCCGACCAAGCGATCGAGAGCGACAACGCCCGCACGCTTGCGCTCCTCCGAGAGGACCCTCACCGCCTGCTCGTGACGCTGCTCGTCGGGAACAACGTCGTGAACGTCGCCATCTCCAGCATCGTCACCGTGTTGGTCGTCCAAAACCTCCCGCCCGGACCGGCGGTCGTAGCGACGACGGCGATCACCAGTGTGCTGGTGCTGGTCTTCGGCGAGATTGTCCCGAAGTCCTACGGCCTGGGCAACGCCGAAACCTGGTCGCTGACCGTCGCCCCCGTCGTCTCGCTGGTGGAGACGGTGCTCTCGCCCATCATCACGGTGTTCGATTGGCTGACCCGCGGGATCAACGCGCGCATCGCCGCCGAGAGCGACATCGAGCGCCCGTACGTGGAATAA
- a CDS encoding hypothetical protein (KEGG: hut:Huta_0261 multi-sensor signal transduction histidine kinase): MPHRICTSDSSGVVSHFQRIGRTLFAPTIEPRTRLEQLFEHETAEFDLPYAFLSYIDLENETERFETVHGSHEILQSGATPPLSKTYCRKTIADPEGTIAVSNAFDEGWEDDPAYETLRFESYLGTTVSVAGELYGTLCFADTAARDEPLIDQEKALVEMYSQWVGYILTHWDESPIRGTRIDTIEARAVSSEAIDSMMDALTNRTRRVILMTLLGDTPEISIATLEQRLRVEDHQIRVFHSHLPKLVHSGYIEWDCELDAISKGPKFSEVEPLVQLLKQYEAAFSK, from the coding sequence ATGCCACATCGCATCTGTACATCGGATTCGAGCGGAGTGGTATCCCATTTTCAGCGGATAGGGCGCACGTTGTTTGCCCCCACTATCGAGCCACGAACCAGACTCGAACAGCTGTTTGAACACGAAACCGCCGAGTTCGACCTGCCGTACGCGTTTCTGTCGTACATCGATCTAGAAAACGAGACGGAGCGTTTCGAAACCGTACATGGCTCCCACGAGATTCTACAATCGGGTGCCACTCCCCCACTTTCCAAAACCTACTGTCGGAAAACCATCGCGGATCCAGAAGGGACAATAGCCGTCAGTAATGCCTTCGATGAAGGATGGGAAGATGACCCAGCATATGAAACATTGAGGTTTGAGAGTTACCTCGGGACGACGGTCTCTGTTGCCGGCGAACTCTATGGAACGCTCTGTTTTGCGGACACCGCCGCTCGTGATGAACCACTCATCGACCAAGAGAAAGCCCTTGTCGAGATGTACAGCCAGTGGGTAGGGTACATACTGACCCACTGGGATGAATCGCCGATTCGGGGGACGCGTATCGATACTATCGAGGCGCGCGCCGTTTCTTCGGAAGCCATCGACTCGATGATGGACGCACTCACAAATCGCACAAGACGCGTCATTCTCATGACGCTGTTAGGGGATACCCCCGAGATAAGCATCGCCACCCTCGAACAACGGCTACGCGTCGAAGATCACCAAATACGGGTGTTCCATAGTCATTTACCCAAATTGGTCCACTCCGGATATATCGAGTGGGACTGTGAGTTGGATGCCATCTCCAAGGGGCCGAAGTTCTCCGAGGTGGAGCCACTCGTTCAACTGCTGAAACAGTATGAGGCGGCATTCTCCAAATAG